The following coding sequences lie in one Deltaproteobacteria bacterium genomic window:
- a CDS encoding TlpA family protein disulfide reductase — protein MRAIALLTLLIAACHGHAPQPPVATPSRTKDVMVLDREGHAVPFDRLRGDVTVVAFWASYCGPCRAELPVLERLAQRYADDPAVRFVAIAVDEPEQRGLADATLHELAPSVVNRFATPEALGPLVAVDDFGRPSIGLPMLTILDRAGHLHAEVGAAGTIDERVAAYARLVELARHNELPERRPRGTDDFVAELRMADCELIVEVATLPRTRARAIDGIVEFLGISSVADTPELRADVAAGLDGGETTFRAPLAGDDCQPSQSTGR, from the coding sequence ATGCGAGCGATCGCCCTTCTCACCTTGCTGATTGCCGCGTGTCACGGCCACGCGCCGCAGCCCCCGGTCGCCACGCCGAGTCGCACCAAGGACGTGATGGTGCTGGATCGCGAGGGCCACGCGGTGCCGTTCGACCGCCTGCGCGGCGATGTGACGGTCGTGGCCTTCTGGGCCTCGTACTGCGGGCCCTGTCGCGCGGAGCTGCCGGTGCTCGAGCGTCTGGCGCAGCGCTACGCCGACGATCCGGCGGTGCGCTTCGTCGCGATCGCGGTCGATGAGCCCGAGCAACGCGGGCTCGCCGATGCGACCCTCCACGAACTGGCGCCCTCGGTGGTGAACCGGTTCGCAACACCGGAGGCGCTCGGACCCCTGGTCGCGGTCGACGACTTCGGTCGCCCATCGATCGGGCTGCCGATGCTGACGATCCTCGATCGCGCCGGCCACCTGCACGCGGAGGTCGGCGCGGCGGGCACGATCGACGAGCGCGTCGCCGCCTATGCCCGGCTCGTCGAACTCGCGCGCCACAACGAGCTGCCCGAACGCCGCCCTCGGGGCACCGACGACTTCGTCGCCGAGCTGCGCATGGCCGACTGCGAGCTCATCGTCGAGGTCGCGACCCTGCCACGCACGCGCGCCCGCGCAATCGACGGGATCGTCGAGTTCCTGGGCATCTCCAGCGTCGCCGACACGCCCGAGCTGCGCGCGGACGTGGCGGCCGGGCTCGACGGCGGCGAAACCACGTTCCGCGCGCCGCTGGCGGGCGACGACTGTCAGCCGTCGCAGTCGACCGGCAGGTAG
- a CDS encoding rubrerythrin codes for MPQLKGSKTHGNLKAAFAGESQANRRYLYFAKVADVEGYPEIAGNFRETAEGETGHAHGHLDYMKSAGDPATDLPIGDTASNLRAAVAGETHEYTDMYPGMAKTAREEGFGEIADWFETLAKAEKSHAGRFQALLDGIS; via the coding sequence ATGCCACAGCTCAAGGGCAGCAAGACCCACGGCAACCTGAAGGCCGCCTTCGCCGGCGAGTCGCAGGCGAACCGCCGCTACCTGTACTTCGCGAAGGTCGCGGACGTCGAAGGCTACCCGGAGATCGCGGGCAACTTCCGCGAGACCGCCGAGGGCGAGACCGGCCACGCGCACGGCCACCTCGACTACATGAAGTCCGCAGGCGATCCGGCGACCGATCTCCCGATCGGCGACACCGCCAGCAACCTGCGCGCCGCGGTGGCGGGCGAGACCCACGAGTACACGGACATGTACCCGGGCATGGCGAAGACCGCCCGCGAAGAGGGCTTCGGCGAGATCGCCGACTGGTTCGAGACCCTCGCGAAGGCCGAGAAGTCCCACGCGGGTCGCTTCCAGGCCCTGCTCGACGGCATCAGCTGA
- a CDS encoding ribonuclease H-like domain-containing protein yields MEPQDVTHVADLEALVAGAGMHTAFAVVRHLRRAQTRQGKPYCELRLADRSRTVAGKIWSDATRAMAAVDELSVGDHVKALFEVEEYKGALQLTIRGLRPAQPGESGYDPTSLVDEGHELVSDLLCDVMVFDIETVPAVDLRKAPPTIAQAVAKHAERNEWDQAKVMSLSPYFGQVVSLAVGNGDQDPRTQDVTVFVVPPAGGHGTGPQPSTAALPHWIRPVSEVDLLRAFWALAGHANVVVSYNGRGFDVPFLIGRSLIHGVPVRIDLLASKYALRPHLDLFAVLGGYGRGPSSLDVVCWALGVASPKDTMDGSMVATTYAKGDLAQIALYNAGDVRATTAVFQRVRDGILRFRDEW; encoded by the coding sequence ATGGAGCCGCAGGACGTCACGCATGTCGCCGATCTCGAGGCGTTGGTCGCCGGTGCCGGCATGCACACGGCGTTCGCCGTCGTACGTCACCTGCGGCGCGCACAGACCCGCCAGGGCAAGCCGTACTGCGAGCTGCGCCTGGCCGATCGCTCGCGCACCGTGGCCGGCAAGATTTGGAGCGACGCGACCCGGGCGATGGCGGCGGTCGACGAGCTCTCGGTCGGCGATCACGTCAAGGCGTTGTTCGAGGTCGAGGAATACAAGGGCGCGCTGCAGCTGACGATTCGCGGGCTCCGGCCTGCACAGCCCGGCGAGTCTGGCTACGACCCCACGTCGTTGGTCGACGAGGGCCACGAGCTGGTGTCGGATCTGTTGTGCGACGTCATGGTGTTCGACATCGAGACCGTGCCGGCCGTCGACCTGCGCAAGGCGCCGCCGACGATCGCCCAGGCGGTGGCCAAGCACGCCGAGCGCAACGAGTGGGATCAGGCCAAGGTCATGAGCCTCTCGCCGTACTTCGGGCAGGTGGTGTCGCTGGCGGTCGGCAACGGCGATCAAGATCCCCGCACGCAGGACGTCACGGTGTTCGTGGTGCCGCCGGCCGGCGGCCACGGCACTGGTCCGCAGCCCAGCACCGCCGCGCTGCCGCACTGGATCCGTCCGGTCAGCGAGGTCGATCTCCTGCGCGCGTTCTGGGCCCTCGCCGGCCACGCGAACGTGGTCGTCAGCTACAACGGCCGCGGCTTCGACGTGCCGTTCCTCATCGGACGATCGCTCATCCACGGCGTGCCGGTGCGCATCGATCTGTTGGCCTCGAAGTATGCCCTGCGACCGCACCTCGATCTGTTCGCGGTGCTCGGCGGCTACGGTCGCGGACCTTCTTCGCTCGACGTCGTGTGCTGGGCGCTCGGCGTCGCGAGCCCGAAGGACACCATGGACGGCTCGATGGTCGCGACGACCTACGCCAAGGGCGACCTGGCCCAGATCGCGCTCTACAACGCCGGCGACGTGCGGGCCACCACCGCGGTGTTCCAGCGCGTGCGCGACGGCATCCTGCGCTTCCGCGACGAGTGGTGA